A window from Triticum aestivum cultivar Chinese Spring chromosome 6D, IWGSC CS RefSeq v2.1, whole genome shotgun sequence encodes these proteins:
- the LOC123144572 gene encoding polyadenylate-binding protein RBP47 isoform X1: MQMAAATTDAPVAAAPHPHPHAHGPQVPHGHGHPHPHHHMPQPRWVVLPYPPPPPMVAAPPPPTPQYVKHFAPQASVTPPPPSAGSGGNGGDENRTIWVGDLQYWMDENYLHSCFGPSGEVVTIKVIRNRHSGVSEGYGFVEFCSHASAEKALQNFAGHVMPTTDRAFKLNWASYSVGEKRSELASDHSIFVGDLAVDVTDDMLMELFANKYRSVKGAKVIIDANTGRSRGYGFVRFGDDIDRTHAMTEMNGVYCSTRPIRIGPATPRRTSGDSGTSPPTQSDGDSTNRTVYVGGLDPNISEDELRKAFVKYGDVASVKIPVGKQCGFVQFVNRADAEEALQGLSGSTIGKQAVRLSWGRSPASKQSRGDSGHRRNGMYYGTPFYGGYGYGSPVPHPNVYAAAYGAYPFYGNQQLVS, translated from the exons atgcagATGGCGGCCGCGACAACCGATGCTCCGGTGGCAGCTGCGCCGCACCCACATCCCCATGCCCATGGCCCACAAGTACCGCACGGTCACGGGCACCCGCACCCTCACCACCACATGCCGCAGCCGCGGTGGGTGGTACTTCcttacccgccgccgccgcctatggtggccgcgccgccccctcctacACCGCAGTATGTGAAGCATTTCGCGCCGCAGGCATCGGTGACGCCGCCTCCGCCATCGGCTGGATCCGGCGGGAACGGAGGTGACGAGAACCGGACGATCTGGGTCGGCGACCTCCAGTACTGGATGGACGAGAACTATCTCCACAGCTGCTTCGGCCCCAGCGGCGAG GTGGTGACGATTAAAGTTATCCGCAATAGACATTCCGGAGTTTCTGAGGGTTATGGTTTTGTAGAGTTCTGTTCCCATGCATCAGCAGAGAAAGCACTTCAGAATTTTGCTGGTCATGTAATGCCTACTACTGACCGAGCTTTTAAGTTAAATTGGGCATCATATAGTGTTGGAGAAAAACGCTCTGAACTTGCTTCTGATCACTCAATTTTTGTTGGTGATCTAGCTGTTGATGTTACTGATGACATGTTGATGGAACTTTTTGCTAACAAATATCGTTCTGTGAAAGGAGCTAAAGTTATTATTGATGCAAACACCGGCCGTTCTAGGGGCTATGGATTTGTTAGGTTTGGAGATGATATTGATAGAACTCATGCTATGACTGAAATGAATGGTGTGTATTGCTCCACTCGGCCAATTCGCATTGGACCTGCAACTCCTAGAAGAACTTCAG GTGATTCTGGCACCTCTCCACCAACACAATCAGATGGTGACTCGACTAACAGGACA GTATATGTTGGTGGGCTTGACCCCAACATTAGTGAAGATGAACTAAGGAAAGCATTTGTGAAATATGGTGATGTTGCTTCTGTCAAAATTCCTGTTGGGAAACAATGTGGTTTTGTTCAATTTGTCAACAG AGCTGATGCGGAAGAAGCATTACAAGGGTTGAGTGGATCAACAATCGGGAAGCAGGCAGTTCGTCTTTCTTGGGGCCGCAGTCCAGCAAGCAAACAG TCTAGGGGTGATTCTGGGCATCGGCGGAATGGCATGTACTACGGCACGCCTTTCTACGGTGGATATGGCTACGGGTCGCCAGTTCCTCACCCAAACGTGTATGCTGCGGCTTATGGAGCCTACCCTTTCTACGGTAACCAGCAACTAGTGAGCTGA
- the LOC123144572 gene encoding polyadenylate-binding protein RBP47 isoform X2: MQMAAATTDAPVAAAPHPHPHAHGPQVPHGHGHPHPHHHMPQPRWVVLPYPPPPPMVAAPPPPTPQYVKHFAPQASVTPPPPSAGSGGNGGDENRTIWVGDLQYWMDENYLHSCFGPSGEVVTIKVIRNRHSGVSEGYGFVEFCSHASAEKALQNFAGHVMPTTDRAFKLNWASYSVGEKRSELASDHSIFVGDLAVDVTDDMLMELFANKYRSVKGAKVIIDANTGRSRGYGFVRFGDDIDRTHAMTEMNGVYCSTRPIRIGPATPRRTSGDSGTSPPTQSDGDSTNRTVYVGGLDPNISEDELRKAFVKYGDVASVKIPVGKQCGFVQFVNRADAEEALQGLSGSTIGKQAVRLSWGRSPASKQG; this comes from the exons atgcagATGGCGGCCGCGACAACCGATGCTCCGGTGGCAGCTGCGCCGCACCCACATCCCCATGCCCATGGCCCACAAGTACCGCACGGTCACGGGCACCCGCACCCTCACCACCACATGCCGCAGCCGCGGTGGGTGGTACTTCcttacccgccgccgccgcctatggtggccgcgccgccccctcctacACCGCAGTATGTGAAGCATTTCGCGCCGCAGGCATCGGTGACGCCGCCTCCGCCATCGGCTGGATCCGGCGGGAACGGAGGTGACGAGAACCGGACGATCTGGGTCGGCGACCTCCAGTACTGGATGGACGAGAACTATCTCCACAGCTGCTTCGGCCCCAGCGGCGAG GTGGTGACGATTAAAGTTATCCGCAATAGACATTCCGGAGTTTCTGAGGGTTATGGTTTTGTAGAGTTCTGTTCCCATGCATCAGCAGAGAAAGCACTTCAGAATTTTGCTGGTCATGTAATGCCTACTACTGACCGAGCTTTTAAGTTAAATTGGGCATCATATAGTGTTGGAGAAAAACGCTCTGAACTTGCTTCTGATCACTCAATTTTTGTTGGTGATCTAGCTGTTGATGTTACTGATGACATGTTGATGGAACTTTTTGCTAACAAATATCGTTCTGTGAAAGGAGCTAAAGTTATTATTGATGCAAACACCGGCCGTTCTAGGGGCTATGGATTTGTTAGGTTTGGAGATGATATTGATAGAACTCATGCTATGACTGAAATGAATGGTGTGTATTGCTCCACTCGGCCAATTCGCATTGGACCTGCAACTCCTAGAAGAACTTCAG GTGATTCTGGCACCTCTCCACCAACACAATCAGATGGTGACTCGACTAACAGGACA GTATATGTTGGTGGGCTTGACCCCAACATTAGTGAAGATGAACTAAGGAAAGCATTTGTGAAATATGGTGATGTTGCTTCTGTCAAAATTCCTGTTGGGAAACAATGTGGTTTTGTTCAATTTGTCAACAG AGCTGATGCGGAAGAAGCATTACAAGGGTTGAGTGGATCAACAATCGGGAAGCAGGCAGTTCGTCTTTCTTGGGGCCGCAGTCCAGCAAGCAAACAG GGGTGA